A single region of the Bacteroidales bacterium genome encodes:
- a CDS encoding FkbM family methyltransferase produces MALRIFEIQLKEHPNIAPIKVVTCKENLTLLNSYRQYFVKRNSIDISPTQGDVVLDCGSCIGDISLLFAGLVAMHGEVHMFDPIPLHARYCQLQSSLNPLLAHVLHINELSVSNRTFVTNGDKKDSDKIAPGGLAINSFASISIDDYANRNLNRVDFIKMDIEGAEMDAIEGAAKVIKEFKPRLAISAYHKTDDLWEIPIKLKSLNPSYELYFGHHSPVSWESVFYAVNH; encoded by the coding sequence ATGGCGTTAAGGATTTTTGAAATACAATTGAAAGAACATCCGAATATAGCACCAATAAAAGTGGTTACATGTAAAGAAAATTTAACTTTGCTCAACAGTTATCGCCAATATTTTGTAAAACGAAATTCCATTGATATATCCCCGACACAAGGAGATGTTGTTCTTGACTGTGGATCCTGTATCGGAGATATATCTTTACTATTCGCCGGACTTGTTGCCATGCATGGCGAAGTTCACATGTTCGACCCAATACCGCTTCACGCACGCTATTGCCAACTTCAATCTTCACTAAATCCATTGCTGGCTCATGTGCTTCACATCAACGAACTATCGGTTAGTAATCGTACGTTTGTTACGAATGGAGACAAGAAAGATTCGGATAAAATTGCTCCTGGCGGTTTAGCCATCAACTCTTTTGCCAGTATAAGCATAGATGACTATGCAAACCGCAATCTTAATCGTGTTGATTTCATTAAAATGGACATTGAGGGGGCTGAAATGGATGCAATTGAAGGAGCAGCTAAAGTCATTAAAGAATTTAAGCCCCGGCTCGCAATCTCTGCTTATCACAAAACCGACGATTTATGGGAAATACCAATCAAGCTTAAATCTCTAAACCCAAGTTACGAATTGTATTTCGGACATCACAGTCCAGTTAGTTGGGAAAGTGTATTCTATGCTGTTAATCATTAA
- a CDS encoding ABC transporter permease, with amino-acid sequence MLEKGQEYHVIERTKTLKIINIRELLDNGYLTYMLFVRDLKGKYKQTAFGPLWIIFSPIISTIIFSFLFQKLGNLSSDNVPYFLFTYLGFLIWTVFNRSVNASANGLKQESSLMSKVYIPRLIPVISGTMSGLVDFFVSFVIMFFFLWFYKISISINMIFLPLVIIVTIFCGWSMGLWFAGPSIKYRDISNLVSYLVSFLLYFSPVIYSSSELIMRIPPKWQILYFMNPFTFFVEAFRWCILGTPVHIGNNVYIAYAFLFILFFGGLINYNKWARTIVDIQ; translated from the coding sequence ATGCTCGAAAAGGGACAGGAATATCATGTGATTGAAAGAACCAAAACTCTTAAAATTATAAATATAAGAGAATTGCTTGACAACGGCTATCTGACTTATATGTTATTTGTCCGCGATTTGAAAGGAAAATATAAGCAAACAGCATTTGGTCCGTTGTGGATTATATTTAGTCCTATTATTAGCACAATAATATTCAGTTTTTTATTTCAAAAGTTAGGAAATCTTTCTTCGGATAATGTTCCATATTTTCTTTTTACTTATTTAGGATTTCTTATCTGGACGGTTTTCAACCGGAGCGTTAATGCGTCTGCAAACGGATTGAAGCAGGAATCTTCACTCATGTCGAAAGTGTATATTCCAAGGTTGATTCCTGTTATATCTGGTACCATGTCGGGGTTAGTTGATTTTTTTGTGTCTTTTGTAATAATGTTTTTTTTCCTGTGGTTTTATAAAATAAGTATTTCAATTAATATGATTTTTCTGCCCTTAGTAATCATAGTAACTATTTTCTGCGGATGGAGCATGGGATTGTGGTTTGCAGGTCCTTCAATAAAATACAGGGATATATCTAACTTGGTTTCTTATTTGGTTTCTTTTCTTTTGTATTTTTCACCTGTTATTTATTCATCAAGTGAGCTTATAATGAGAATACCGCCGAAATGGCAGATTCTATATTTTATGAATCCTTTTACATTTTTTGTTGAAGCATTCAGATGGTGCATTCTTGGAACACCTGTTCATATCGGAAATAATGTGTATATTGCGTATGCTTTTTTATTTATTCTTTTTTTCGGAGGGCTGATTAATTATAATAAATGGGCAAGAACTATTGTAGATATCCAATAA
- a CDS encoding DegT/DnrJ/EryC1/StrS aminotransferase family protein, translated as MIPFSPPYIDDDIINEVVDTLKSGWITTGPKTKLFEKEITDYCGCKSTVCVNSATIGLELVLKWFGVTAGDEVIIPAYTYCATANAVVHCGAKPVMVDINKEDFNINAEKIADAITSRTKVIIPVDIGGLPCDYDEIYNVVNQKKILFKGSTEIQKQLGRILILSDAAHSFGAKYKGIISGALSDVTVFSFHAVKNLTTSEGGAITFNLPETFDNKAICDFFTILILHGQNKDALSRKKTSGWKYDVLFNGYKANMTDVHASIGLVQLKKYKYIIERRQFIFKQYSDALSLFPRFEIPIYKNYFIESSYHLYLLRILNITENMRDSIIESIFNKGVSVNVHFQPLPMLTVFKNNGYSINDFPVSYEAYSREISLPVHMNLSDSDVSKVIDVVFKSVHEIING; from the coding sequence ATGATTCCTTTTTCTCCACCTTATATCGATGACGACATAATCAATGAAGTTGTGGATACGTTGAAATCCGGCTGGATAACTACCGGTCCTAAAACAAAATTATTCGAAAAAGAGATTACGGATTATTGTGGATGCAAATCAACTGTTTGTGTTAACTCAGCTACAATTGGCCTGGAGCTTGTTTTAAAATGGTTTGGAGTTACCGCAGGAGATGAAGTAATTATTCCTGCATATACATATTGTGCAACTGCTAATGCTGTGGTTCATTGTGGCGCGAAACCTGTGATGGTGGATATTAATAAAGAAGATTTTAATATAAATGCAGAAAAAATAGCTGATGCAATTACATCGAGGACTAAGGTAATTATTCCCGTTGATATTGGAGGATTGCCATGTGATTATGATGAAATTTATAATGTGGTAAATCAAAAAAAAATATTATTTAAAGGTAGTACCGAAATTCAAAAGCAACTTGGAAGAATACTTATATTAAGTGATGCTGCACATTCTTTTGGCGCCAAGTATAAGGGAATTATTTCAGGTGCACTTTCAGATGTTACCGTTTTTTCATTTCACGCAGTTAAAAATCTAACAACATCAGAAGGTGGTGCCATTACCTTTAATCTTCCCGAAACTTTTGATAATAAAGCTATTTGTGATTTTTTTACAATACTTATACTTCATGGACAAAACAAGGATGCATTATCCAGAAAAAAAACGTCAGGATGGAAATATGATGTTTTATTCAACGGATATAAAGCTAACATGACTGATGTTCATGCATCAATTGGGCTGGTTCAATTAAAAAAATATAAATATATAATTGAACGAAGACAATTTATCTTTAAGCAATATTCCGATGCATTGAGTTTATTTCCTCGGTTTGAGATACCAATATATAAAAATTATTTTATTGAATCGTCTTATCATCTTTATCTATTGAGAATTTTAAATATAACCGAAAATATGCGTGATAGTATTATTGAATCCATTTTTAATAAGGGTGTTTCTGTAAATGTTCATTTTCAGCCATTACCAATGCTTACAGTATTTAAAAATAATGGATATTCGATTAATGATTTTCCGGTTTCATACGAAGCATATTCAAGAGAAATAAGCTTGCCTGTTCATATGAATCTTTCTGATTCTGATGTATCAAAGGTAATTGATGTGGTTTTTAAATCTGTTCACGAAATTATTAATGGATGA
- a CDS encoding glycosyltransferase family 2 protein: MLNNKTIAVIVPAYNEEKQISMVIETMPDFVDRIIVVNDCSKDNTADVVKSYFDKKENPECELKSRELKKENKYNRAEILQQEKILDAKNLFPESEVIFKNLDSRIILINYKKNQGNGKAIARGYLWALENRIDCTAVMDGDGQMDPNELIDICKPVIEENIDYVKGNRLIHRSAWLIMPKSRYIGNSILSIFTKIASGYWRVSDTQTGYTAMGLKALESIRLNEIYRSYGWPNDIMVKLNIAFCTLKEVEIKPVYNIGEKSKMKLIKVIPRISWLLFISFFKRLWIKYLFRDFHPLFILYHLGLILFLICIPYMLKIFKAVLFGYDISNLPILAFVFLFITGIQFLLFAMWMDIQDNERLYK, from the coding sequence ATGCTCAACAATAAAACCATAGCAGTAATAGTTCCCGCCTATAATGAGGAAAAGCAAATAAGTATGGTGATAGAAACCATGCCTGATTTTGTTGACAGGATAATTGTTGTTAATGATTGTTCGAAAGATAATACTGCCGATGTTGTAAAAAGTTATTTTGATAAAAAAGAAAACCCTGAATGTGAATTAAAAAGTAGAGAATTAAAAAAAGAAAATAAATATAATAGGGCGGAAATATTACAGCAGGAAAAGATTTTAGATGCAAAAAATTTATTTCCCGAATCAGAAGTGATATTTAAAAATTTAGATAGCAGGATTATTCTTATTAATTATAAAAAAAATCAAGGTAATGGAAAAGCTATTGCCAGAGGATATTTATGGGCACTGGAAAATAGAATTGATTGTACTGCCGTTATGGATGGCGATGGACAAATGGACCCCAATGAACTTATTGATATTTGCAAACCAGTTATAGAAGAAAATATTGATTATGTTAAAGGGAATCGGCTTATTCACCGAAGTGCATGGCTTATTATGCCTAAGTCAAGGTATATTGGGAATTCCATTCTTTCCATATTTACTAAGATTGCTTCGGGTTATTGGCGGGTTTCCGACACTCAAACCGGTTATACGGCAATGGGATTGAAGGCACTTGAATCAATTCGTTTAAATGAAATATACAGGAGTTATGGCTGGCCTAATGATATCATGGTAAAATTAAATATAGCTTTTTGTACTTTAAAGGAAGTCGAAATAAAACCTGTTTACAACATAGGTGAGAAATCAAAAATGAAATTAATTAAAGTAATTCCACGGATTTCATGGTTGCTTTTTATATCATTTTTTAAAAGATTGTGGATAAAATATCTTTTTCGCGATTTTCATCCTTTATTTATATTATATCATCTTGGCTTAATATTGTTTTTAATATGCATACCATATATGTTGAAAATTTTTAAGGCGGTTTTATTTGGTTATGACATATCTAATCTTCCAATATTAGCTTTTGTTTTTTTATTTATCACCGGTATTCAGTTTTTGTTGTTTGCGATGTGGATGGACATTCAGGATAATGAGCGGTTGTATAAATAA
- a CDS encoding polysaccharide ABC transporter ATP-binding protein: protein MPVIKVENISKKYRIGLNKQKYSAKSNLIRTLTSPFNYLFDTLRPLKEEEIFWALKDISFDVQQGDVIGIIGKNGAGKSTLLKILSKITEPTSGRVLTRGRVGSLLEVGTGFHPELTGKENIYLNGTILGMTKKEITKKFDEIVDFSGVEKFLNTPVKRYSSGMYVRLAFAVAAHLELEILVIDEVLSVGDAEFQKKCLGKMSNVAKEGRTVLFVSHNMTAIQSLCEKCILLSDGTIKSIGDTASVINTYLSKAIENNPDNSWNNIKDAPGNDFIRVRKTNVLKNDSNVSNTCIYVSSPVKIEIEFWNLLENKINISLMLFSVSGVLIFNVASKSEKLDKGLYKAICYIPENFLNDDKYYISNMYVKDDSTCLFYHEEAAFFEVHDESRKDTAWFGKWQGAVRPTFLKWDYFKVNN, encoded by the coding sequence ATGCCAGTTATTAAAGTAGAAAACATAAGCAAGAAATACAGAATAGGATTAAATAAGCAAAAGTATTCAGCAAAAAGTAATCTCATTCGTACTTTAACATCACCATTCAATTATCTTTTTGATACATTAAGACCGTTAAAAGAAGAAGAAATATTCTGGGCATTGAAAGACATTAGTTTCGATGTACAGCAAGGCGATGTTATAGGTATTATAGGAAAAAACGGAGCAGGCAAAAGCACTTTATTAAAAATACTTTCCAAAATAACGGAACCCACATCGGGAAGAGTATTAACAAGAGGCAGAGTAGGTTCATTGCTCGAAGTTGGTACAGGTTTTCATCCTGAATTAACCGGCAAAGAAAATATTTACCTGAATGGTACAATTCTTGGAATGACAAAAAAAGAAATAACTAAAAAATTTGATGAAATAGTGGATTTTTCGGGAGTAGAAAAATTTCTTAACACTCCCGTAAAACGATATTCAAGCGGAATGTATGTAAGATTGGCATTTGCCGTTGCAGCTCATCTTGAACTGGAGATATTGGTGATAGATGAAGTTCTTTCAGTGGGGGATGCTGAATTTCAAAAAAAATGTTTGGGTAAAATGAGTAATGTTGCAAAGGAAGGAAGGACGGTTTTGTTTGTTAGTCATAATATGACTGCCATACAAAGTTTATGTGAAAAATGCATTTTATTATCTGATGGTACCATTAAAAGTATTGGCGACACGGCTTCTGTAATTAATACTTATTTGTCAAAAGCAATTGAAAATAATCCCGATAACTCATGGAACAATATCAAAGATGCCCCGGGTAATGATTTTATTAGGGTTAGAAAAACAAATGTTTTGAAAAATGATTCAAATGTAAGCAACACATGTATATATGTTTCATCACCTGTTAAAATCGAAATAGAATTCTGGAATTTGCTTGAAAATAAAATAAATATTAGTTTAATGTTATTTTCAGTTAGCGGTGTACTTATTTTTAATGTTGCATCAAAATCCGAAAAATTAGATAAAGGACTATATAAAGCAATTTGCTACATACCCGAGAATTTTTTAAATGATGACAAATATTACATAAGTAATATGTATGTTAAGGATGATTCAACATGTTTGTTTTATCATGAAGAAGCTGCATTTTTCGAAGTACATGATGAATCAAGAAAAGATACCGCTTGGTTTGGAAAGTGGCAAGGTGCTGTCAGACCTACTTTTCTAAAATGGGATTATTTTAAGGTTAACAATTAA
- a CDS encoding methyltransferase domain-containing protein, with the protein MQFLKKVIPVSIKNISKKKIINLEKFPKNTQQNDSINAYYCPACGNSINIFNRFPQWHLDELDENNFIHSIYNFETLNLKNSSCPICNTGDSTRLYMLFLKSFFNKIDTSKIHKLIEFAPVPVIANYLKTLKFIEYRSADLNDKNVNDTVDLTDMRIYDDCSYNIFICTHVLEHIADDIKAMKELYRILKPGGWGIINVPILLTLTEDYENHNITSENERLKHFGQKDHVRIYSKNGFVKKLNFAGFKVKQYGMDYFGTDVFEKCGIKKGSILYIVEK; encoded by the coding sequence ATGCAATTCTTAAAAAAAGTAATTCCTGTTTCAATAAAAAACATTTCAAAAAAGAAAATTATTAACTTAGAGAAATTTCCAAAAAATACTCAGCAAAATGATAGTATAAATGCTTATTATTGTCCTGCTTGTGGTAATTCCATAAATATTTTTAATCGTTTTCCACAATGGCATTTAGATGAATTAGATGAAAATAATTTCATTCATTCTATTTATAACTTCGAAACACTTAACTTGAAAAATAGTTCTTGTCCTATATGCAATACAGGTGATAGCACAAGATTATACATGCTTTTTTTAAAATCTTTTTTTAATAAAATTGATACAAGTAAAATACACAAACTTATAGAATTTGCTCCTGTACCTGTTATTGCAAACTATTTGAAAACCCTTAAATTTATTGAATATAGAAGTGCTGATTTAAACGATAAAAATGTTAATGACACTGTTGATTTAACTGATATGAGAATATATGATGATTGTTCTTATAATATATTTATTTGCACTCATGTTTTGGAACACATAGCTGACGATATAAAAGCAATGAAAGAACTTTACAGGATTTTAAAACCAGGCGGATGGGGAATTATAAATGTGCCTATATTGCTAACTTTAACGGAAGATTACGAAAATCACAACATTACATCAGAAAATGAACGGTTGAAACATTTTGGACAGAAAGACCATGTAAGAATATATTCAAAAAATGGATTTGTAAAGAAGCTCAACTTTGCTGGTTTTAAAGTTAAACAATACGGAATGGATTATTTCGGAACAGATGTATTT
- a CDS encoding ATP-grasp domain-containing protein produces the protein MKILISDITSCKSIIIARFIKKNYNSLIYSFDYRKKSKFFHTKYVDHHYVINKNNYIDEIIEIIEKNKIDLFLPTNNNNLEIILKNFNGKPYFNFYGSFESFDLLNDKSKLYLIAEKLQIQQPEKFNNIHEAKIPFIIKPKKLSSSKGVKYILNEAHREKVLSEIENSDDYVIQQYIKGNGVGYSGFSKEGNIQMGYGHKRIIEYPITGGGSVFRESFYNDEIKEVSEKLLKYTSWSGFFMFEFKLSDDNQIYLIESNPRIWGGINQGLVNNINYFEPLLGKIDLPPHKKMIRTYFSPLIYFSFFHYIINLKLAPVFKFILHFNSNKPDVSFFNDPLGWVSLFLKYEKN, from the coding sequence ATGAAAATTTTAATTAGCGATATTACAAGTTGTAAATCAATTATTATAGCTAGATTTATTAAAAAAAATTATAATTCATTAATATATAGCTTTGATTATAGAAAAAAATCAAAATTCTTTCATACGAAATATGTTGACCATCATTATGTAATAAATAAAAATAATTATATTGACGAAATAATTGAAATTATTGAAAAAAACAAAATTGATTTATTTTTACCAACAAATAACAATAATTTAGAAATTATACTGAAAAATTTTAATGGCAAACCATATTTTAATTTTTATGGTTCATTCGAGTCCTTTGATTTATTAAATGATAAGTCAAAACTATATTTAATAGCAGAAAAATTGCAAATACAACAACCTGAAAAATTTAATAATATACATGAAGCAAAAATTCCTTTTATAATAAAACCCAAAAAATTAAGCTCTTCAAAAGGAGTAAAATATATACTTAATGAAGCTCACAGGGAAAAAGTTTTAAGTGAAATTGAAAATTCTGATGACTATGTAATTCAACAATATATTAAAGGAAATGGTGTTGGGTACTCAGGTTTTTCGAAAGAAGGGAATATCCAAATGGGATATGGACATAAAAGAATAATTGAATATCCCATTACAGGGGGCGGAAGTGTATTCAGAGAATCTTTTTATAATGATGAAATAAAAGAAGTTTCTGAAAAGTTACTAAAATACACATCGTGGTCTGGTTTTTTTATGTTTGAATTTAAATTAAGTGACGATAATCAAATTTATTTAATTGAATCAAATCCCAGAATTTGGGGTGGTATTAATCAAGGTTTGGTAAATAACATTAACTATTTTGAGCCATTATTAGGAAAAATTGATTTGCCACCTCACAAAAAAATGATTCGTACTTATTTTTCTCCTTTAATATATTTTTCTTTTTTTCATTATATCATAAACTTGAAATTGGCTCCTGTTTTTAAATTTATACTCCACTTCAATTCAAATAAACCAGATGTCTCATTTTTTAACGACCCATTAGGATGGGTTAGTTTATTTTTAAAATATGAAAAAAATTAA